A single genomic interval of Streptomyces graminofaciens harbors:
- the paaC gene encoding 1,2-phenylacetyl-CoA epoxidase subunit PaaC — translation MTDEELYVDGDSARWAFGTGFTDPLHGVDQSVPEGVDAEGLAACCLALGDDALVSAQRLAEWCTRAPELEEELALANIGLDLLGQARLLYARAGRADGTGRGEDAYAYFRAPEDFRNVRLAELPGGDFAFTVARLLVLSVWRLAVCEALTAAPDPVLSAIAAKSAKELAYHRRYAAEWTVRLGDGTAESAGRVRAAWATLAPWLGELLTDRTAELLGGDPAAVATRTRLELFHVLTDAGLNPSDDLTPLDAPTSSVPGSGRDGEHTSHLAPLLAELQSVARAHPDASW, via the coding sequence ATGACCGACGAGGAGCTGTACGTCGACGGCGACAGCGCGCGCTGGGCGTTCGGCACCGGGTTCACCGACCCGCTGCACGGTGTCGACCAGTCGGTTCCCGAGGGTGTCGACGCGGAAGGCCTGGCCGCCTGCTGTCTGGCGCTCGGTGACGACGCCCTGGTGTCCGCGCAGCGGCTGGCCGAATGGTGCACCCGCGCACCGGAGTTGGAGGAGGAGCTGGCGCTGGCCAACATCGGCCTCGACCTCCTCGGCCAGGCCCGCCTGCTGTACGCCAGGGCCGGCCGGGCCGACGGCACGGGCCGCGGCGAGGACGCGTACGCCTACTTCCGTGCCCCGGAGGACTTCCGCAACGTACGCCTCGCCGAACTGCCGGGCGGTGACTTCGCGTTCACCGTCGCCCGCCTGTTGGTGCTGTCCGTCTGGCGGCTGGCCGTGTGCGAGGCGCTCACCGCGGCCCCCGACCCGGTGCTGTCCGCGATCGCCGCGAAGAGCGCCAAGGAGCTGGCCTACCACCGCCGTTACGCCGCCGAGTGGACGGTACGGCTCGGTGACGGCACCGCCGAGTCCGCCGGACGGGTGCGGGCCGCGTGGGCCACCCTCGCCCCCTGGCTGGGCGAGTTGCTGACGGACCGGACGGCGGAGCTCCTCGGCGGGGATCCGGCCGCCGTGGCCACGCGGACCCGGCTGGAGCTGTTCCACGTGCTGACCGATGCCGGGCTCAACCCGTCCGACGACCTGACCCCGCTCGACGCACCGACGTCCTCGGTCCCCGGCTCCGGCAGGGACGGCGAACACACCTCGCATCTGGCACCGCTCCTCGCCGAACTGCAGAGCGTCGCCCGCGCCCACCCGGACGCGTCGTGGTGA
- a CDS encoding DUF4139 domain-containing protein codes for MSTVPKPIALPVTAVTCLEDRAHVERATVLDLEAGVQRLRLGPVSALAVDRTLHAELSADHPATVLDVRIARSWTPRGPLPSTDDDSALRRRTHALEEERLALGQRRDRLHARLDLLGRLAADLLREIGEGAGSGESERSRWARELDRVDDERDAHGEQLRTVEARLAALAAELDEAQRALDLSEEEPAELVGLVELTVESAAAGPVGLRLSHLTPCALWRPAYRAVLDGDSLTLETDAMVWQRTGEDWSDVRLTLSTARSALAGEPPRLGEDRLTLEDRSPAERRTVDVELREEEIGDLGPAPVLGLPGVDDGGEARVLRSPAPVSVPSDGRAHRVPLSVFTTAASSEYACSPEVSPLVTRVVRFDNLSGHALLAGPVDLVRGSGFSGRGTLDFTAPGAPVELAFGSCDDYRVARHTEESRDSAGITQRTVVTRTVRLHLSRFSAPGEHGERLVVLRERIPVSEVSAVEIRLHKDSCSPPPDVVDAEGIARWDVALPPDGRRTVTLVYELSASAKVTGL; via the coding sequence ATGTCCACGGTCCCGAAGCCGATCGCCCTCCCCGTCACCGCCGTCACGTGCCTCGAGGATCGCGCCCACGTCGAGCGCGCCACCGTGCTCGACCTGGAGGCGGGGGTCCAGCGGCTGCGTCTCGGGCCGGTCAGTGCACTGGCCGTCGACCGTACCCTCCATGCCGAGCTCAGCGCCGATCATCCCGCGACCGTGCTCGACGTGCGGATCGCCCGCAGCTGGACGCCGCGCGGGCCGCTGCCGTCCACCGACGACGACTCCGCCCTGCGCCGTCGTACACACGCCCTAGAAGAGGAGCGGCTGGCTCTCGGGCAGCGACGCGACCGTCTGCATGCCCGCCTCGACCTGCTCGGCCGTCTCGCCGCCGATCTGCTGCGGGAGATCGGCGAAGGCGCCGGCTCCGGGGAGAGCGAACGGTCCCGCTGGGCCCGCGAACTGGACCGGGTGGACGACGAGCGCGACGCGCACGGCGAGCAGCTCCGCACCGTGGAGGCGCGGCTGGCCGCGCTCGCTGCCGAACTCGACGAAGCCCAGCGGGCCCTGGACCTCTCCGAGGAGGAGCCCGCCGAGCTGGTCGGCCTTGTCGAGTTGACCGTGGAGTCCGCGGCCGCCGGGCCGGTCGGGCTGCGCCTGAGCCACCTCACGCCGTGCGCGCTGTGGCGGCCCGCCTACCGTGCCGTGCTCGACGGGGACTCACTGACGCTGGAGACCGATGCGATGGTCTGGCAGCGCACCGGCGAGGACTGGTCGGACGTACGGCTGACCTTGTCGACGGCCCGCTCGGCGCTGGCCGGCGAGCCGCCACGGCTGGGCGAGGACCGGCTGACGCTCGAGGACCGCTCCCCTGCGGAGCGCCGCACGGTCGACGTCGAGCTGCGCGAGGAGGAGATCGGGGACCTCGGCCCGGCCCCGGTGCTCGGCCTGCCCGGGGTGGACGACGGCGGCGAGGCGCGGGTGCTGAGATCCCCCGCGCCGGTCTCCGTGCCCTCAGACGGCCGCGCCCACCGGGTGCCGCTCTCCGTGTTCACCACGGCCGCGAGCAGCGAGTACGCCTGCTCACCCGAGGTGTCACCGCTGGTCACCCGGGTGGTGCGGTTCGACAATCTGTCCGGCCACGCGCTGCTCGCCGGGCCCGTGGATCTGGTCCGCGGCAGCGGATTCAGCGGCCGCGGCACGCTGGACTTCACCGCCCCCGGTGCGCCCGTCGAGCTGGCTTTCGGCAGCTGCGACGACTACAGGGTGGCCCGGCATACCGAGGAGTCCCGCGACTCCGCCGGAATCACCCAGCGGACCGTGGTCACCCGCACGGTCCGGTTGCACCTGTCCCGGTTCTCCGCCCCCGGGGAGCACGGCGAGCGGCTCGTCGTCCTTCGGGAGCGGATCCCGGTCTCCGAGGTCTCGGCGGTCGAGATACGCCTGCACAAGGATTCATGCTCCCCGCCGCCCGACGTGGTCGACGCCGAGGGCATCGCCCGCTGGGACGTCGCTCTCCCGCCCGACGGCCGTCGCACGGTCACCCTGGTCTACGAGCTGTCGGCGAGCGCCAAGGTCACCGGGCTCTGA
- a CDS encoding cold-shock protein codes for MTAAVRSSFHHSAIGTGGFRSLEEKQRVEFSVGQGPKVMQADQVRAR; via the coding sequence ATGACGGCGGCGGTGAGATCTTCGTTCCACCACTCGGCAATCGGCACGGGTGGTTTCCGCTCCCTGGAGGAGAAGCAGCGGGTGGAGTTCAGCGTCGGCCAGGGGCCCAAAGTCATGCAGGCCGATCAGGTCCGCGCGCGCTGA
- a CDS encoding DUF4139 domain-containing protein yields the protein MTAESTQRWGSTLDSVVVYARGAVCRRLARGIVPPDGRVRVTGLPRSLDPGSLRARVLGAPGVRVTEARVDVEAEPLGTGTSNELRREVERLGDEYAAARGRRDRQLSLIEEVRALHPVPPPRRREDPHRRTPVDAWLELADFVDERLTGLHSRLVELEEALRNVEHELTVATDRLARASTDVPSAHVETTVCAVLTLDGAGDAEPEVELEYGVPGAVWVPTYRLTHRQGDGTGRLVLRASVAQRTGEDWTGVRIALATADLRRRTDLPRLRSIRLGRRQPAPAPSGWREPPAGLADLFTGYEAAGPRPATTTAPAAVVVGSASVGATGVFAPVAFAAGSASGPVPPPPPPPPPAPQAYGGPPAAVPVPGGAYGPSPKSFGGEMADLAQPAPSRPAGLPRTGGSSFAGAPAPMAPAAPGRAAPPPPPAPVAGPPQPSGAELDYATLVLCGPDEQDGRRGRLFPGSPFDPVAAEYRRRAEAVAALPLPGQAVRPRESAGSFDHRFDATARADIPSDGTWHTVTVGEIPVGLRTEYLCVPAVEQTVYATLVLSNATDQALLAGPVEVTVDDDFLLTAALPTLAPGGVRRVGLGPAEGIRVTRRTNLHESTSGLRNNTTVLDHRVHVELANRLARPVTVEVRERVPVTSEPGVRIDERADWATPEEGTGPDRHAPGTRVWRLDLPAGATAALDGGYEIRIPTGKALAGGNRRS from the coding sequence ATGACGGCTGAGTCAACACAGAGGTGGGGGTCGACCCTCGATTCGGTCGTGGTGTACGCGCGGGGCGCGGTCTGCCGCCGCCTGGCCCGTGGCATCGTGCCGCCCGACGGCCGGGTACGGGTGACGGGACTGCCCCGCTCGCTGGACCCGGGCTCGCTGCGGGCCCGTGTCCTGGGCGCCCCCGGGGTGCGTGTCACCGAGGCCCGGGTGGACGTCGAGGCCGAGCCGCTCGGCACGGGCACGTCCAACGAGTTGCGGCGCGAGGTCGAGCGCCTGGGCGACGAGTACGCGGCGGCGCGGGGACGCCGGGACCGGCAGCTGAGCCTGATCGAGGAGGTCAGGGCTCTCCACCCGGTCCCGCCTCCCCGCAGGCGCGAGGACCCGCACCGCCGCACCCCGGTCGACGCCTGGCTGGAACTCGCCGACTTCGTCGACGAGCGCCTGACGGGTCTGCACAGCCGCCTCGTCGAGCTGGAGGAGGCGCTGCGCAACGTCGAGCACGAGCTCACCGTCGCCACCGACAGGCTCGCCCGAGCCTCCACCGACGTACCGTCAGCGCATGTGGAGACCACGGTCTGCGCGGTCCTGACCCTCGACGGCGCCGGCGACGCCGAGCCGGAAGTGGAGCTGGAGTACGGGGTGCCGGGCGCCGTCTGGGTACCGACCTACCGTCTCACGCACCGTCAGGGCGACGGCACCGGCCGTCTGGTGCTGCGTGCCTCGGTCGCCCAGCGGACCGGCGAGGACTGGACCGGCGTGCGTATCGCCCTGGCCACCGCCGATCTTCGGCGCCGCACCGACCTGCCGAGGCTCCGCTCGATCCGGCTCGGACGCCGTCAGCCCGCCCCCGCGCCCTCCGGCTGGCGCGAGCCTCCGGCCGGGCTCGCCGACCTGTTCACCGGGTACGAGGCAGCCGGCCCCCGCCCTGCCACGACCACCGCACCCGCGGCGGTCGTGGTCGGCTCCGCGTCCGTGGGTGCCACAGGCGTCTTCGCGCCCGTGGCCTTCGCGGCCGGCTCCGCGTCCGGTCCCGTTCCGCCACCGCCACCTCCCCCGCCGCCGGCACCGCAGGCCTACGGCGGTCCACCGGCCGCGGTCCCGGTGCCCGGCGGCGCGTACGGCCCCTCCCCGAAGTCGTTCGGCGGCGAGATGGCCGACCTCGCGCAACCGGCCCCCTCGCGACCGGCAGGCCTGCCGCGGACCGGCGGCAGCTCCTTCGCGGGTGCCCCCGCCCCCATGGCGCCCGCGGCTCCGGGCCGGGCCGCACCGCCACCCCCTCCGGCACCGGTGGCCGGTCCACCGCAGCCGAGCGGCGCCGAGCTCGACTACGCCACCCTCGTCCTGTGCGGCCCCGACGAACAGGACGGTCGCAGAGGCCGGCTGTTTCCCGGCTCCCCCTTCGACCCGGTGGCGGCCGAGTACCGCCGTCGCGCCGAAGCGGTGGCCGCGCTGCCGCTGCCCGGACAGGCCGTGCGGCCCCGCGAGTCGGCGGGTTCCTTCGACCACCGCTTCGATGCCACCGCCCGCGCCGACATTCCGTCGGACGGCACCTGGCACACCGTCACCGTCGGCGAGATCCCGGTCGGCCTGCGCACCGAGTACCTCTGTGTGCCGGCCGTGGAGCAGACCGTGTACGCGACGTTGGTGCTCTCCAACGCGACCGACCAGGCACTGCTGGCCGGGCCGGTGGAGGTCACCGTCGACGACGACTTCCTGCTGACGGCCGCACTGCCCACGCTCGCCCCCGGCGGTGTCCGCCGGGTGGGGCTCGGGCCGGCCGAGGGCATCCGGGTCACCCGTCGTACGAACCTGCACGAGTCGACCTCGGGCCTGCGCAACAACACCACCGTGCTCGACCACCGCGTCCACGTGGAGCTGGCCAACCGGCTCGCGAGGCCCGTCACCGTCGAGGTCCGCGAGCGGGTGCCGGTCACCTCGGAACCGGGCGTCCGGATCGATGAACGAGCCGACTGGGCGACACCCGAGGAAGGCACGGGGCCCGATCGCCACGCGCCGGGCACCCGCGTCTGGCGACTGGACCTGCCCGCTGGCGCCACCGCCGCCCTCGACGGCGGCTACGAGATCCGCATCCCGACCGGCAAGGCCCTGGCCGGCGGCAACCGCAGGAGCTGA
- a CDS encoding SUKH-4 family immunity protein, translated as MTSNDIPLIPDAVWLEERLGEGSLWRPDEAALPAELTHAGSREFLLTVGFPAIDLDVAGIDTTHLRDEDWMEPFDADEIYGERYPDDDSPPTNFCFTVATWGDQHLMLDAANGGITHYDPNGWDHGAGWKGPAADDLPMLAVLLGLIAESSNALETADDAARAAAVTELRKRMIEHEPYVDDSAFWDEIFECLG; from the coding sequence GTGACGAGCAACGATATTCCGCTGATACCGGACGCGGTGTGGCTGGAGGAACGGCTGGGCGAAGGCTCGCTCTGGCGACCGGACGAGGCCGCTCTGCCGGCCGAACTGACGCATGCGGGGTCGAGGGAGTTCCTGCTCACGGTCGGCTTTCCCGCCATCGACCTCGACGTCGCGGGGATCGACACGACGCACTTGCGGGACGAGGACTGGATGGAACCGTTCGACGCCGACGAAATCTACGGAGAGCGCTACCCCGACGACGACTCCCCGCCCACGAACTTCTGCTTCACCGTGGCCACCTGGGGCGACCAGCACCTGATGCTCGACGCGGCGAACGGCGGCATCACCCACTACGACCCCAACGGATGGGACCACGGGGCCGGATGGAAGGGCCCGGCCGCCGATGACCTCCCCATGCTGGCCGTGCTCCTCGGGCTGATCGCCGAGTCCAGCAACGCCCTGGAAACGGCCGACGACGCCGCACGCGCGGCCGCCGTCACCGAGCTGCGCAAGCGCATGATCGAACATGAACCGTATGTGGACGACTCTGCGTTCTGGGACGAGATATTCGAGTGCCTGGGCTGA
- a CDS encoding N(5)-(carboxyethyl)ornithine synthase: MSLMSLGVLASSRKENEFRLPLHPGHLDRIAPDVRERIFLEQGYGQRFGVADDALRPLVAGLRSREQLVAECDVLLLPKPMHEDVAGLREGQVLWGWPHCVQDERMTQLGIDRRLTLIAWEAMNHWTSAGAFSVHVFHKNNELAGYCSVLHALQLGGLTGSYGRRLRAVVISFGATARGAVTGLGAMGVSDVTVLTQRAAAAVASPMPSVVMGHFEEQDGDPSRLRALTSAGPVPLAEYLAGFDIIVNCIRQDTDAPLVFVTEEELALFRPGSFFIDVACDEGMGFAWARPTSFGEPMPTVGSGCHYYAVDHSPSHLWNSATWEISEALLPYLRKVMSGPPAWESDATVRNAIEIRDGVVRNPKILSFQHRTAAYPHSPAPRPSAQAA, from the coding sequence ATGAGCCTTATGAGTCTCGGAGTACTCGCCTCCTCCCGCAAGGAGAACGAGTTCCGCCTGCCGTTGCACCCCGGCCACCTCGACCGGATCGCCCCGGACGTACGCGAGAGGATCTTTCTCGAACAGGGTTACGGTCAACGGTTCGGCGTCGCCGACGACGCGCTGCGGCCGCTCGTGGCCGGCCTGCGCTCCCGCGAGCAACTCGTCGCCGAATGTGACGTGTTGTTGCTGCCCAAACCGATGCACGAGGACGTCGCCGGGCTGCGCGAGGGCCAAGTGCTGTGGGGTTGGCCGCACTGTGTGCAGGACGAGCGGATGACCCAGCTCGGCATCGACCGACGCCTGACCCTCATCGCCTGGGAGGCCATGAACCACTGGACCTCCGCGGGCGCCTTCAGCGTCCATGTGTTCCACAAGAACAACGAGCTCGCCGGCTACTGCTCGGTGCTGCACGCCCTGCAGCTCGGCGGGCTGACCGGCAGCTACGGACGCCGCCTGCGCGCGGTGGTCATCAGTTTCGGCGCCACGGCGCGCGGAGCGGTCACGGGTCTGGGTGCCATGGGCGTCTCCGACGTCACGGTGCTCACCCAGCGCGCCGCGGCGGCGGTGGCTTCGCCGATGCCGTCGGTCGTGATGGGCCACTTCGAGGAGCAGGACGGCGATCCGTCGCGCCTGCGGGCACTCACCTCGGCCGGTCCCGTGCCGCTCGCGGAGTATCTGGCCGGGTTCGACATCATCGTCAACTGCATCCGGCAGGACACCGACGCGCCGCTGGTGTTCGTCACCGAAGAGGAACTCGCCTTGTTCCGGCCGGGGAGCTTCTTCATCGATGTCGCCTGTGACGAGGGCATGGGTTTTGCATGGGCCCGCCCGACGTCCTTCGGCGAGCCGATGCCCACAGTCGGGTCGGGCTGCCATTACTACGCGGTCGACCACAGCCCGTCCCACCTGTGGAACTCGGCCACGTGGGAAATCAGCGAGGCGCTCCTTCCCTACCTGCGCAAGGTCATGAGCGGCCCCCCGGCATGGGAGAGCGACGCCACGGTCAGGAACGCCATCGAGATCCGCGACGGCGTCGTCCGGAACCCGAAGATCCTCTCCTTCCAGCACCGGACAGCCGCCTACCCCCACTCCCCGGCACCGCGCCCCTCCGCACAAGCGGCCTGA
- a CDS encoding SWIM zinc finger family protein, translating to MGGLTKANLKSLSGVRSFERGLGYLDAVSGVEIGDGWVTATVHGTERYEVELTLDGPGGLSGECDCPYGQEGHFCKHLVAVGLTVLAQRENLPRQRKSARDRAHGLDAWLSTLTKDELLALVREQIGEDRQLRRRMELRAASARGDLAGVRARIRELFDIGPFAQYGYVEYSDARAYADQARQAVSAIGALTGSGRAADAITLAREAMKLLAEAGESVDDSDGWLGQIGSALADAHLDACRAERPDPEELSQWLVGHMLGDLDDLTGIDPLDYEDVLGERGMAVLRELAIEAWRGNRTGWAEKYLMERLAKAGGDIDTVVAVHAADLAPNGHTHLVIARELDTARRPDEALRWAERGIRETGDLAAVDTALVDYLCERHAQADRLSDAVAVRRDHFAARRSLLTYRQLRAAAHAADRWSTEREGALALLRADAERRQVGGYGGGPVLVDALLDDKDVDAAWQAATETGAHDGQWLTLADLARASRPADSLGVYLRLAEPLTRQTGETVYVRLVGLLQSMRDCHHRLGTPDEFTAYVTALRTTQKRKRNLLRRMDEHGL from the coding sequence ATGGGCGGTCTCACCAAAGCGAACCTGAAGAGTCTGTCCGGGGTTCGTTCATTCGAGCGCGGGCTCGGATACCTCGACGCGGTGTCCGGGGTCGAGATCGGCGACGGCTGGGTCACCGCCACCGTCCACGGCACGGAGCGGTACGAGGTCGAGCTGACGCTGGACGGGCCTGGCGGGCTGTCCGGCGAGTGCGACTGCCCCTACGGGCAGGAAGGCCACTTCTGCAAGCACCTGGTCGCCGTCGGCCTGACCGTGCTCGCCCAGCGGGAGAACCTGCCGCGACAGCGGAAGTCGGCCCGGGACCGTGCACACGGTCTCGACGCCTGGCTGTCCACCCTGACCAAGGACGAGTTGCTCGCCCTGGTGCGGGAACAGATCGGTGAGGACCGGCAGTTGCGGCGCCGTATGGAGCTGCGGGCCGCGAGTGCCCGCGGCGACCTCGCCGGGGTCCGGGCCCGCATCCGCGAGCTGTTCGACATCGGCCCGTTCGCGCAGTACGGGTACGTCGAGTACTCCGACGCCCGTGCCTACGCAGACCAGGCGCGGCAGGCGGTGTCCGCGATCGGCGCGCTCACCGGCTCGGGCCGGGCCGCAGACGCGATCACCCTGGCGCGGGAGGCGATGAAGCTGCTGGCCGAGGCCGGCGAGAGTGTCGACGACTCCGACGGATGGCTCGGACAGATCGGTTCCGCCCTCGCCGACGCCCATCTCGACGCCTGCCGCGCGGAGCGCCCCGACCCGGAGGAGCTCAGCCAGTGGCTGGTCGGCCACATGCTCGGCGACCTCGACGACCTCACCGGCATCGATCCACTCGACTACGAGGACGTCCTCGGCGAACGGGGGATGGCCGTCCTGCGGGAGCTGGCGATCGAGGCATGGCGGGGCAATCGCACTGGCTGGGCCGAGAAATACCTGATGGAACGTCTGGCCAAGGCAGGCGGCGACATCGACACGGTCGTTGCCGTGCACGCGGCCGACCTCGCCCCCAACGGCCACACGCACCTGGTCATCGCCCGCGAACTGGACACCGCCCGACGCCCCGACGAAGCTCTGCGCTGGGCGGAGCGCGGAATCCGGGAAACCGGGGACCTCGCCGCCGTCGACACGGCCCTCGTCGACTATCTGTGCGAGCGCCATGCCCAGGCGGACCGGCTGTCCGATGCCGTCGCCGTGCGCCGTGACCACTTCGCTGCCCGCCGCTCCCTGCTCACGTACCGGCAGCTGCGTGCCGCCGCGCATGCCGCCGACCGCTGGTCGACAGAGCGGGAAGGGGCACTGGCCCTGCTGCGTGCCGACGCCGAGCGGCGGCAAGTGGGCGGGTACGGCGGCGGCCCGGTCCTGGTCGACGCCCTGCTCGACGACAAGGATGTCGACGCCGCGTGGCAGGCGGCCACGGAAACCGGCGCCCACGACGGACAGTGGCTCACCCTGGCCGACCTGGCGCGTGCCTCCCGCCCAGCCGATTCGCTCGGCGTCTACCTGCGCCTGGCCGAGCCACTGACCCGGCAGACCGGCGAGACGGTCTACGTGCGGCTGGTAGGCCTGCTGCAGAGCATGCGCGACTGCCACCACCGTCTGGGCACACCCGATGAGTTCACGGCGTACGTCACCGCTCTGCGCACCACCCAGAAACGCAAGCGGAACCTGCTGCGCCGCATGGACGAACACGGTCTATGA
- a CDS encoding flavodoxin family protein: MATLLIVHHTPSPNCQAMFEAVVSGAKAPEIENVRIVRRPALSATVSDVLAADGYVLGTPANLGYMSGALKHFFDQVYYPCLDAARGRPFGYYVHGGSDVTGAVRGIESITTGLGWRRQAEAVIVTGEPSKADVEACWELGATVAAQLMC, from the coding sequence GTGGCCACTTTGCTGATCGTCCATCACACGCCGTCGCCCAACTGTCAGGCGATGTTCGAAGCCGTCGTCTCGGGCGCGAAGGCGCCGGAGATCGAGAACGTCCGGATCGTGCGGCGGCCGGCGCTGTCCGCCACGGTGTCCGACGTGCTCGCCGCCGACGGGTATGTGCTCGGTACCCCCGCGAATCTCGGCTACATGTCCGGCGCCCTCAAGCACTTCTTCGACCAGGTCTACTACCCCTGTCTGGATGCTGCGCGAGGTCGGCCCTTCGGCTACTACGTGCACGGCGGTAGTGACGTCACCGGGGCGGTACGGGGAATCGAGTCGATCACAACAGGCCTTGGCTGGCGACGTCAGGCCGAGGCCGTCATCGTGACAGGAGAGCCGAGCAAGGCCGACGTCGAGGCGTGCTGGGAATTGGGAGCGACGGTCGCGGCCCAACTGATGTGCTGA
- a CDS encoding fatty acid desaturase family protein codes for MTTDIIDRGADPADHAETTKPPPGGRGSDYAALSREVKRSGLLKRRPGYYSVKIGANLLLLAAGWTAFAMLGQSWWQLLTAAFLAVMFTQTGFIGHDAGHHQIAASKRVNNLLGRVHADLLIGLSYGWWISKHTRHHSHPNHVDRDPDIADGAIAFTQDHARVRSGPYAWLARHQAWLFFPMLLLEGLALHVAGVRALLDRSGTHVGRATKLGEAALLTAHLGGYLGAVFWVLSPLQAVCFLLVHQGLFGLYMGCSFAPNHKGMPIFAKNDKIDFLRRQVLTSRNIRGRRFTDFALGGLNYQIEHHLFPSMPRPNLRHAQELVRTFCARHGIAYYETGLFNSYAQVLRHLHTVGGPLRPELEY; via the coding sequence GTGACCACCGACATCATCGACCGGGGCGCCGATCCGGCGGACCACGCCGAGACCACGAAACCCCCGCCCGGCGGCCGGGGCAGCGACTACGCCGCGTTGTCCCGCGAGGTGAAGCGGAGCGGGCTGCTGAAGCGGCGACCCGGCTACTACTCCGTCAAGATCGGGGCGAACCTGCTCCTGCTGGCCGCGGGCTGGACCGCGTTCGCCATGCTCGGGCAGTCGTGGTGGCAGCTGCTGACCGCCGCCTTCCTCGCCGTGATGTTCACCCAGACGGGATTCATCGGGCACGACGCCGGCCACCACCAGATCGCCGCCTCCAAGCGCGTCAACAACCTGCTCGGCCGTGTGCACGCCGACCTGCTGATCGGCCTCAGCTACGGCTGGTGGATCTCCAAGCACACCCGGCATCACTCCCACCCCAACCACGTCGACCGCGACCCCGACATCGCCGACGGCGCGATCGCCTTCACCCAGGACCACGCCCGCGTCCGCAGCGGACCGTACGCCTGGCTGGCCCGACATCAGGCCTGGCTGTTCTTCCCCATGCTGCTTCTGGAAGGACTCGCCCTGCACGTCGCCGGCGTACGGGCTCTGCTCGACCGCAGCGGCACGCATGTCGGGCGGGCAACCAAGCTGGGCGAGGCAGCCCTGTTGACGGCGCATCTCGGCGGCTATCTCGGCGCCGTGTTCTGGGTACTGTCGCCGCTCCAAGCCGTGTGCTTCCTCCTCGTGCACCAAGGGCTGTTCGGGCTTTACATGGGGTGCTCCTTCGCCCCCAACCACAAGGGCATGCCCATCTTCGCCAAGAACGACAAGATCGATTTCCTGCGCCGGCAGGTACTGACCTCACGCAACATCCGAGGCCGCCGGTTCACCGACTTCGCGCTGGGCGGGCTGAACTACCAGATCGAACACCACCTGTTCCCCTCGATGCCGCGGCCCAACCTGCGTCATGCCCAGGAACTCGTGCGCACCTTCTGTGCTCGGCACGGCATCGCCTACTACGAGACGGGACTGTTCAACTCCTACGCCCAAGTGCTGCGGCACCTCCACACGGTCGGCGGCCCCCTGCGCCCCGAACTGGAGTACTGA
- a CDS encoding alpha/beta hydrolase: MTGRPGPLTYPVRTFRRLAAPDPGADFERPADYGLTAEPFTAVTDDGLRIAGWTFVPPRAWGLVIVCHSRNTGKSRTLKQTRLLYDQGLAVVGFDFRGCGESDASRRRLRGSLWDPLADLEAVSAHVRRRFADTPPLAERVALLGCSFGGNMALAYLGRPSGAARHPALILDSTPLVRWKDMLGEQLRRERQGARWRAPRALADRAMASAVSAWTRSPALYRHARRSARQQSGVALLYIVGERETLFDARVSRRFVEDHWAGPAEIWRVSRGRHLANHVVAPQEYARRVSEFLAKAYGVPLTRGEQAEAGRHGA, from the coding sequence ATGACCGGCCGTCCGGGCCCGCTCACGTACCCGGTGCGGACCTTCCGCCGACTGGCCGCGCCCGACCCCGGCGCGGACTTCGAACGCCCCGCCGACTACGGGCTGACGGCCGAGCCGTTCACCGCCGTCACCGACGACGGGCTGCGCATAGCCGGGTGGACGTTCGTACCGCCTCGTGCCTGGGGTTTGGTGATCGTCTGCCACTCCCGCAACACCGGCAAGTCCCGCACACTGAAGCAGACCAGACTGCTGTACGACCAAGGGCTGGCCGTCGTCGGATTCGACTTCCGGGGCTGCGGCGAGAGCGACGCCTCCCGCCGCAGGTTGCGCGGCAGTCTGTGGGACCCGCTGGCGGACCTGGAGGCCGTGTCGGCCCACGTACGGAGGCGCTTCGCGGACACCCCGCCGCTGGCCGAACGGGTGGCACTGCTCGGCTGCTCCTTCGGAGGCAACATGGCCCTCGCGTACCTGGGCAGGCCGTCCGGCGCGGCACGCCACCCCGCCCTGATTCTCGACTCCACTCCGCTGGTGCGCTGGAAGGACATGCTCGGCGAGCAGCTGCGCCGGGAGCGCCAGGGCGCCCGGTGGCGGGCACCGCGCGCGCTGGCCGACCGGGCGATGGCGTCCGCCGTGTCTGCCTGGACGAGGTCACCTGCGCTGTACCGGCACGCGCGCCGGTCGGCCCGGCAACAGTCCGGGGTGGCACTGCTGTACATCGTGGGCGAGCGGGAGACGCTGTTCGACGCGCGGGTCAGCCGTCGATTCGTCGAGGACCACTGGGCCGGCCCCGCGGAGATCTGGCGCGTGTCGAGGGGCCGGCATCTGGCCAACCATGTGGTGGCACCGCAGGAATACGCCCGACGCGTGAGTGAATTCCTGGCGAAGGCCTACGGCGTCCCGCTGACCCGCGGGGAGCAGGCCGAGGCGGGGCGCCACGGGGCCTGA